Proteins found in one Paenibacillus dendritiformis genomic segment:
- a CDS encoding GNAT family N-acetyltransferase → MYIPRALLPVLTVDDYDDKGDMTDMVAWSHPNGSFLLRVAGVMIYNGKVLMQRNKSGDAWVLPGGRAEWNEPTEEAIVREFAEELGMRVRPVRLAGLIENFNAYRQAGLHEFGVYYEVHACPGEHIDIPDGEFIGKEAAPVLTFRWIDLEQVPDTVIYPASLKQLLRSNGEFRHIVNDDLKEYGIAASDTVEIEAVQELDLEAIGPMVQTSGQEGYRHIARLANEYRSGINQFRKRGEALFVAKVNGNLAGICGLNQQTGAERRTGRVRRMYVLPAYRRQGVGKRLVESVIDYARGHYDDLILYTDSKRAADFYTALGFAPTTGMKHCTHALDLYKPEYE, encoded by the coding sequence GTGTATATACCGCGGGCGCTGCTCCCGGTATTGACGGTTGACGATTACGATGACAAAGGAGATATGACTGACATGGTTGCATGGTCCCATCCGAACGGGTCCTTCCTGCTCAGAGTTGCGGGAGTGATGATTTATAACGGGAAGGTGCTGATGCAGCGCAACAAGTCGGGGGATGCATGGGTCCTCCCCGGAGGCAGAGCGGAGTGGAATGAGCCGACAGAAGAGGCCATCGTTCGGGAATTTGCCGAGGAATTGGGCATGCGCGTACGGCCGGTCAGGCTCGCAGGCTTGATCGAAAACTTCAATGCGTACCGGCAGGCGGGCTTGCATGAATTCGGCGTATATTATGAAGTCCATGCTTGCCCCGGGGAACACATCGATATTCCGGACGGCGAATTCATTGGCAAGGAAGCAGCGCCTGTCCTGACCTTCCGGTGGATTGATCTGGAACAGGTTCCTGATACGGTCATTTATCCGGCCAGCTTGAAGCAGCTGCTTCGATCGAACGGCGAGTTCCGCCATATCGTGAACGATGATCTGAAGGAATATGGCATCGCGGCTTCTGACACCGTAGAGATTGAAGCTGTGCAGGAGCTGGATCTTGAAGCGATTGGTCCAATGGTTCAGACGAGCGGGCAAGAAGGATATCGGCATATCGCGCGCCTGGCTAATGAATATCGGAGCGGGATCAATCAGTTCCGCAAGCGGGGAGAAGCCCTGTTTGTCGCCAAGGTGAACGGTAATCTGGCAGGGATATGCGGTCTCAACCAGCAGACTGGCGCTGAACGCCGAACGGGAAGAGTGCGCCGAATGTATGTGCTGCCTGCCTATCGGAGACAGGGTGTGGGCAAGCGGCTGGTAGAGTCAGTAATTGATTATGCCCGTGGGCATTACGATGATCTCATATTGTATACGGATAGCAAGCGGGCAGCGGATTTTTACACGGCGCTGGGCTTTGCGCCAACAACCGGGATGAAGCACTGCACTCATGCGCTGGATTTGTATAAACCCGAGTATGAGTAG
- a CDS encoding inositol monophosphatase family protein — protein sequence MNRTILHEAKEVAVNAAQAAGAIIKRRFDTMYKVDKKGDAGDVVTEADYEAEQSIVEAIERKFPDHRILSEEAGQLGQDSDWLWLVDPLDGTNNYVIGLPVFAVSITLMYREEPVLGVIYEPMPDRLYVAVKGEGMTLNGEPVRMRRHERELRRATAGWIQGHAVGHEQTAAQLRQKLDQSCKRMLRLWAPTLVWCMLARGMIDAIVLYNSEGEDLYSGVLMVQEAGGQVMDFQGRPFRTMCREPYLIACSPEAGEQWLELVRQGMQIEA from the coding sequence ATGAACAGAACGATATTGCATGAGGCCAAAGAGGTGGCGGTGAACGCGGCGCAAGCGGCCGGGGCGATCATCAAACGGCGCTTCGACACGATGTACAAGGTGGATAAGAAAGGAGACGCCGGCGATGTCGTGACGGAAGCCGATTATGAAGCCGAACAGTCCATCGTGGAGGCAATCGAACGGAAATTCCCGGATCATCGCATCCTTAGCGAAGAGGCAGGCCAGCTGGGTCAGGATAGCGACTGGCTGTGGCTCGTTGATCCGCTGGACGGAACGAATAATTATGTGATCGGCCTCCCGGTATTTGCCGTCTCGATTACGCTGATGTACCGGGAAGAGCCGGTGCTTGGAGTCATCTACGAGCCGATGCCTGACCGGCTCTACGTCGCTGTCAAGGGAGAAGGGATGACGCTCAATGGCGAGCCTGTTCGCATGCGGAGGCATGAACGCGAGCTGCGGCGGGCGACGGCCGGCTGGATTCAGGGACACGCTGTGGGGCATGAACAGACGGCTGCCCAATTGAGGCAGAAGCTGGACCAGTCCTGCAAGCGGATGCTGAGGCTGTGGGCGCCGACGCTGGTATGGTGCATGCTTGCCAGAGGCATGATCGACGCCATCGTGCTCTATAATTCGGAAGGGGAGGATCTGTATTCCGGCGTATTGATGGTCCAGGAAGCGGGCGGTCAGGTGATGGACTTCCAGGGCCGGCCGTTCCGGACGATGTGCCGGGAGCCATACTTGATTGCCTGCTCTCCCGAAGCGGGCGAACAGTGGCTGGAGCTTGTTCGGCAAGGAATGCAGATTGAAGCGTGA
- the fosB gene encoding metallothiol transferase FosB has translation MSYIKGLNHFCFSVSDLEASIAFYRDILEGKLLAVGRRLAYFDCHGLWIALNQEDVDRSQQPVTYTHIAFSIDEEDYETVRQKLLDYGVTVLAGRERSQEDKQSIYFLDPDNHCFEFHTGTLGDRLQYYRASKPHIQFFD, from the coding sequence ATGTCTTATATTAAAGGCTTGAATCATTTCTGTTTTTCCGTGTCGGATCTGGAAGCCTCGATCGCGTTCTATCGTGATATTTTGGAAGGCAAGCTGCTAGCCGTCGGGAGACGGCTGGCCTATTTCGATTGCCACGGCTTGTGGATCGCGCTCAATCAGGAGGATGTCGACCGCTCCCAACAACCGGTTACCTATACGCATATCGCGTTCAGCATCGATGAGGAGGATTATGAGACGGTCCGCCAGAAGCTGCTTGATTACGGAGTCACGGTACTTGCTGGCCGGGAACGGTCACAGGAGGACAAGCAGTCGATTTATTTTCTCGATCCCGATAATCACTGCTTCGAGTTCCATACGGGGACGCTCGGCGATCGGCTGCAATACTATCGCGCCAGCAAACCGCACATTCAGTTTTTTGATTAG
- a CDS encoding histidine phosphatase family protein, with protein MKPTTIYLVRHGQTEWNLEQRMQGHQDSPLTELGVRQAVWLGKALQHETIDAIYASSSGRAYRTAELIRMERDLPIQACEDLKEIHLGAWEGQTQAAVKDRDPEQFELFWKNPGQFRVEGGETFHEVQERALGRLLSIVRDHPGQSVLMVTHTVVVKLLMAYAENRPLHLLWELPYIHPACLCKLEFIDGNPRIVLHGDTSHYQDGHEAKAW; from the coding sequence ATGAAACCGACAACCATTTATCTCGTGCGCCACGGCCAGACGGAGTGGAACCTGGAGCAGCGGATGCAGGGGCATCAGGATTCTCCCTTGACCGAACTCGGTGTCCGCCAAGCGGTCTGGTTGGGGAAGGCGCTGCAGCATGAGACGATTGATGCGATATATGCCAGTTCCAGCGGAAGGGCGTACCGTACCGCAGAGCTGATTCGGATGGAACGGGATCTGCCGATTCAGGCCTGCGAGGATCTGAAGGAGATTCACCTTGGCGCATGGGAAGGACAGACGCAGGCGGCGGTGAAGGATCGGGATCCGGAGCAGTTCGAATTATTTTGGAAAAACCCGGGCCAATTCCGTGTCGAAGGCGGGGAGACGTTCCATGAGGTTCAAGAACGGGCTCTGGGGCGGCTCTTAAGCATCGTGCGCGACCATCCGGGCCAATCCGTCCTGATGGTGACTCATACGGTCGTCGTTAAGCTGCTGATGGCTTACGCCGAGAACCGCCCTCTCCATCTGCTGTGGGAGCTCCCCTACATTCATCCGGCATGTCTGTGCAAGCTGGAGTTCATTGATGGGAACCCCCGCATTGTACTGCATGGAGACACGTCCCATTACCAGGATGGCCATGAAGCGAAAG